The following are encoded in a window of Ranitomeya variabilis isolate aRanVar5 chromosome 8, aRanVar5.hap1, whole genome shotgun sequence genomic DNA:
- the CBX6 gene encoding chromobox protein homolog 6, producing the protein MELSAVGERVFAAESIIKRRIRKGRIEYLVKWKGWAIKYSTWEPEENILDSRLIVAFEQKEREQEIYGPKKRGPKPKNFLLKARAQAEALRINDVHFGIKPGSSVSPKLHSSAAVHRLKKDIRRCHSMSRRPLPRPDPLVPCGTTSGLRAPVSPFSETVRIINRKAKPREPKRSRIILNLKVIDKGAKAPLVRPKIPSRNRVIGKSKKYSESMLRNQIRHLKYGAFSLYNKPTIQGPEGEKAEDEGANQGLGDESSSTSGCPSPAPSDDRPPKLLPETLSPAVPDWRESEALDLSIPPESSASKRGQGEPDESDPEEAGDWRPDMSPCSNVVVTDVTSNLLTVTIKEFCNAQDFEKVAAAGK; encoded by the exons ATGGAGCTGTCTGCAGTCGGGGAGCGGGTTTTTGCTGCCGAATCAATTATTAAACGGCGTATAAGGAAG GGTCGTATTGAATATCTTGTGAAGTGGAAAGGTTGGGCTATCAA GTACAGCACATGGGAACCCGAGGAGAACATATTGGACTCGAGACTTATTGTTGCTTTTGAGCAGAA agAGCGAGAACAGGAAATATATGGACCCAAGAAGAGGGGCCCAAAGCCAAAAAACTTTCTTTTGAAG GCCAGAGCCCAGGCTGAAGCTCTTCGTATAAACGATGTCCACTTTGGCATTAAACCAGGCTCAAGTGTTTCACCTAAATTGCACTCCAGTGCTGCTGTACATCGTTTGAAGAAGGACATACGACGCTGTCATAGTATGTCTCGTCGGCCTCTTCCCCGACCTGATCCCTTAGTGCCCTGTGGAACTACTTCTGGTCTCCGTGCCCCTGTGTCTCCTTTCTCAGAGACTGTACGGATCATCAACCGGAAGGCCAAGCCCCGAGAGCCAAAGCGTAGCAGAATCATTCTTAATCTGAAGGTAATTGACAAAGGAGCAAAAGCGCCTTTAGTACGTCCTAAAATTCCATCCCGAAATAGAGTTATCGGGAAAAGCAAGAAGTACAGTGAGAGCATGCTTCGGAATCAGATTCGACACTTGAAGTACGGAGCCTTTTCCCTGTACAACAAGCCAACTATTCAAGGCCCAGAAGGGGAAAAGGCAGAAGATGAAGGCGCAAACCAAGGTCTTGGTGACGAGAGCTCTAGTACATCTGGGTGTCCTTCTCCAGCTCCATCTGATGATAGACCTCCTAAATTACTGCCCGAGACCCTTAGCCCAGCTGTCCCTGACTGGCGGGAATCTGAAGCATTGGATCTCTCTATTCCACCGGAGTCTTCAGCAAGCAAACGTGGGCAAGGTGAGCCTGATGAATCTGACCCAGAAGAGGCTGGAGACTGGCGCCCAGACATGTCGCCATGCTCCAATGTGGTAGTGACTGATGTTACAAGCAACCTTTTGACAGTCACCATAAAAGAGTTCTGCAATGCACAAGACTTCGAAAAAGTGGCAGCTGCTGGCAAATAG